Genomic window (Notolabrus celidotus isolate fNotCel1 unplaced genomic scaffold, fNotCel1.pri scaffold_150_arrow_ctg1, whole genome shotgun sequence):
ATcctcaacatgttcacagtcAGTATAAagtgctcctcctcctcctggtcctGATCCTCTCTCACAGCTCTCAGATGGACCCCAGGACTCTTCCTGTGGTCTATAATAAAGCTctaacccccctcctctctgtccctctctgtccctctgtgtctctgcagtgaCCGGCCCCTCAGTTTGGTGAGTGAAGATGATTCCTGTCCTGATCTGGGCTCTGGTCTCTCTGAGTTTAGCACAGAACGACTTAGACACTCTGTTCCCCGAGCTGGAGCACTCCAGGACCATCTATGTCACAGGTGAGCATGAGGATTTAGTCTGTCTGATATACTACAGAAACACTGtcacagtttcttcttctcctcctgtgtccTCTGAGTTTTCGATCTggactctctctctgctctgtcgtCTGTTTCCTGGTTTATCAGCTGGTCCTGCGGCTCTGTGATAACGCTGCTATGTGGAGATAATTAGCTCTCTGAGACAGAGTTATCTCCTCGGCTCATACACATGAAAACTTTGTTTGTACACGTCATTATTAAACTGTGTTGTTCTCACCATGTGGAGTTTAGAATCCTGCAGCCTGTGTTGGTTTTATGAGTTGTTTTATAGTTTGAAAAAGTGGCGCCACTAGCCATGATAAAGCATGTACAgcgccatcttctgggtaaaataaCAGTGCCGTGTTGTTGGCACCAGTTTCTAGATGTAACAGGTTTTAAAAGTGGGCTCTTTAAACTGGATATTATGGTAACTGTGTTTTGTCATGTTGCAGAAAACGGCCCTCGCCTCTCAGTGACGGCGGATCAGGCAAAGGTCGTGTCCAGACGAGGAGGGAACGCCACTCTGCCATGCAGGATCCACAGAGACCAATCACTGGCTCCGAATCGCAAGATGAGGATCAAATGGACCAAACTGACCTCAGACTACCTGAAAGAGGTTCAGCACTCACTCTGTTGTTAGTCTCTCACATGTAgcagccatctttgtttttactACATCATGTGAACGTTCTCCGTCTCACCTCAGGTTGATGTTTTCGTCGCCATGGACTATCACAAGAGGAGTTACGGCACCTTCCACGGACGAGTCCACCTGCAAGGCTCCTCCCCGGCGGACGCCTCTCTGGTCATCACAGAGCTCACCCTGGAGGATTATgggaaatataaatgtgaagtCATCGACGGGCTGGAGGACGGCACGGTGGTGGTGTCCCTGGATCTTGAAGGTAAAGGAGTCAGGTGGAAGAACTCTTCAGGGTTTCTGTTGAGCGTGGCGGAGCTGGAGCAGGAGGGATAATTTTAGCATCAGAAGCAGGGAGCGCTCGAGGCgggggggcagggggggggggcggggggggaaTCAGGAGCCAGTTTGTTCTGTAAGCAGAGTGTACATCAGTGTCACAGCAGCTTCATTATGTGAGGGGGCAGCCAGGGAATCAGCCATTAGCGCCCGGAGGCTGCTGCTCTGGCAGCGAGCTGACGGAGGAACAGCTGTGCTTACTCAGCGAGACCTGCCGTCACTTTGAGTCCTCAGGTTAAATAACAAGATCAAACGAAAACCCCCGGAGGACAGATCCTGCTAAACGAGGCCTcactcatctctctttctctccgcaGGTATCGTCTTCCCGTACTTCCCTCGCCTCGGACGCTACAACCTGAACTTCTACGACGCCGAGCGGGCGTGCCGGGACCAGGACGCCATCGTGGCGTCCTTCGACCAGCTGTACGACGCGTGGAGAGAGAAGCTGGACTGGTGCAACGCCGGCTGGCTGAGCGACGGGACGGTTCAGTACCCGATCAACGTCCCCAGAGAACCCTGCGGAGGGAAGAACACGGTGCCCGGCGTCCGAAACTACGGCctgagagacaaagacaagaaCCACTACGACGTGTTCTGCTTCACCTCCCACTACAAAGGTGAGTCTGCTGGACTTCACAGAACCAGGTCGCCCTCAAAGACTGTACCTCAATAAAACCTGGGGCTGCTGGGTCAGACATCTTCTACTTTGACCAGGAAGATCTTGTGTGTTCGACAGGAAGTACTCACTGCATTTCATATAAGAAAGTAACAAAACCATGAAGTAAAGATCGACATTTAGTCACAATAAAAGTTCTGCATTTCAAATTCTACTTATAAGGTGTCGCCATATTGGACCTTTAGcctctttagcctctttgctaacagctacagggtgcccacctgtcagggAAGgaagccacgcccttatttgggcaaaacttgtcgCTTAAATATCTTTTAAATGAATGACTTGTAAATAAAATCAcgcccatacagtgtgtgccgatagagaaatgagcaattCAAACCAAAATctggttttttttaaccaggctgtaaacatgtttatttctgctgtaaagatagttctctttgaatgggtgtgtatgtggcttccggtgTTTCTAACACcggcctctagtggattctggaggaactgcagtttctaacacttcatattttaagactggaggttgctgcttggtgtgaACAAACAGAGAGTACTCACAGGAGCAGGGTTCAGGTCTTCAGAGTCCCTGTTGTGAACCAGGAAGCTGGTCAGGAAGATGACAAGCTGCGCGCGCTGACAATTGGAACCTGGAAGTCTTCCTTCTCAGCTCagctagctgctgctgctcacatccggccaaaaacagccaaaaacagccccaaagtcCTTTATTTCACCTCCACCTGAGCTGAAAGAAGTTTAAGGATGATCCCTCTCCGAGCTGAACAGTTTAAAAGTCTTAAATCGTCACTATTAACCCGCTTCACGCCGTTACGTCCTCTCTCctttcactttcacacacaccgCTCCATTTCGCTAAGCCCCGCCCCCCGTCCAATCAGAATACAGGAAAGTTGACATGAGTCTAAAACAACCAATAACATTCAGGGAAGTGAAACATGTTAGGTTGTACTCTGTTTACATGACAGGTACACAGCAGACAACctttttaaagggacagtacagAGTTTGTATTAAAGTAAACATATTACTTCCatcaaacaaatacatttaagatATAAAACTCAAGTCTTACAAATAAAAACCTTTAGTTAACAGATGTTTTTGTTAGTTAACCTTTTTCACATTAGAATTAAATTTTCTATTACATtaaattacattatattatatcgTAAGTACCAGTAAACTACTATTTTCAATTACAATTTCCATTTTGCTtaattggcatgaacaaagacatgttattgtgaaagcacataaattcaaatACATACATCCCATATGTATTCATAACATACAGTGTTGGGCAGTAACGCGTTACTAATAACGCGTTACTGTAACGCCGTTACTTTTGACAGTAACTTATACTCTAAcgcattactttttaaaataaataaactcagttACCGTTACAACATCGTGCGTTTGTCCgttactttaaattaattcattgttGGCTAGCTGCAGTGTACTTCTTCCTGTTTACAGTggcaatgcattgtgggattgcTGGGTGCCATGCCAACCGctgtaaaacaaaagaagaagacgcgTGTGGGCGTGTTTCCGTTTAATAACATGTGCGGCAGTCATGGAGAGTAAAGGCGAAAGCAAGACGAGTTTCTCAAAGTGGAAATACGCTCATATGTTATAAGTACATTGTTGCTAGTTTTCATACTTAAGCtgtgaaggaacatttttaagggCTAAACACAACAGCTTTTATGATGCTGAagccactttattttttttatctttgattctgaataatatattcagactgttttgttttatttatttcagaaatccttGTGATATTGTCAGTTGTTGCTGGTCTGACTTAAATAAAGTAGCGTTTGAGGTTGAGTCAGGTCTGTGTTTGCATTGATCATAATGCTGAGCAAAGTTTAGCGATGTGCATGCAAATGAATAGAAACTGTAAAGATGATCAATAGTGTATTATGTTCCATACAGCACTGAAATAAAGCTGGTAGTGCATAAATAGGAGCAttaaagaatgtttttattataaagtAACTAAAAAGTTACTTTTAACAGTAATTCATTACTTTTTGGTGTAAGTAATTAACAGAGTAATTTAGTTACTTTTTGAATAAAGTA
Coding sequences:
- the LOC117808778 gene encoding hyaluronan and proteoglycan link protein 1-like: MIPVLIWALVSLSLAQNDLDTLFPELEHSRTIYVTENGPRLSVTADQAKVVSRRGGNATLPCRIHRDQSLAPNRKMRIKWTKLTSDYLKEVDVFVAMDYHKRSYGTFHGRVHLQGSSPADASLVITELTLEDYGKYKCEVIDGLEDGTVVVSLDLEGIVFPYFPRLGRYNLNFYDAERACRDQDAIVASFDQLYDAWREKLDWCNAGWLSDGTVQYPINVPREPCGGKNTVPGVRNYGLRDKDKNHYDVFCFTSHYKGRFYYLIHPSKLTYDEAVRACQKDGAQIAKVGQMYAAWKLLGYDRCDAGWLADGSVRYPISQPRRRCSPTEAAVRFNGFPDKKHKLYGVYCFKGHN